A portion of the Trachemys scripta elegans isolate TJP31775 chromosome 9, CAS_Tse_1.0, whole genome shotgun sequence genome contains these proteins:
- the LOC117882933 gene encoding uncharacterized protein LOC117882933 isoform X2, whose translation MFIQVAKEVGGTCNLAPIQRLDLLVRDWQPSGAYGADAGQEYLGEITQMAEAFAVMRQELNRRAVEATRREYDQFVQELDRDHQSTSSCLRVKPVEMQRRLEGKRQELLERCQAELRGEDPQKQAALEELKQELDKQMDQFLSAYGQHFKVKKAEWLGLYIGPSPGATARWARARPHWPAHLPISKRLRPIGCLFRRWDGRRKRCWDL comes from the exons ATGTTCATTCAGGTTGCGAAGGAGGTTGGAGGGACCTGCAATCTGGCCCCAATCCAG CGCCTGGACCTGTTGGTGCGAGATTGGCAGCCCTCTGGAGCCTACGGCGCGGACGCGGGGCAGGAGTATCTTGGAGAAATCACACAG atGGCTGAGGCGTTTGCAGTGATGAGACAGGAGTTAAACAGGAGAGCAGTAGAAGCCACCAGGAGGGAATATGACCAATTTGTGCAGGAGCTG GACCGTGATCACCAGAGCACGAGCAGCTGCCTGAGGGTGAAGCCCGTGGAGATGCAGCGACGCCTGGAGGGGAAAcgccaggagctgctggagcgctGCCAGGCGGAGCTGCGGGGCGAGGACCCCCAGAAACAGGCAGCCCTGGAGGAGCTGAAGCAGGAGCTGGACAAGCAGATGGACCAGTTCCTGTCGGCCTACGGGCAGCACTTTAAAGTGAAGAAGGCCGAGTGGTTGGGCCTGTACATTGGGCCATCGCCAGGTGCCACCGCGCGCTGGGCACGGGCTCGCCCCCACTGGCCCGCGCACCTGCCAATCAGCAAACGGCTCCGGCCCATTGGCTGCCTCTTCAGGAGGTGGGACGGGAGAAGAAAGAGATGCTGGGACTTGTAG
- the LOC117882933 gene encoding uncharacterized protein LOC117882933 isoform X1 gives MDEDFRQYLCDYVTSVVHSAGTHVRTNQAGQVPTGAQLAARIKGVSRYRKTQRYDFSSPMKMAEAFAVMRQELNRRAVEATRREYDQFVQELDRDHQSTSSCLRVKPVEMQRRLEGKRQELLERCQAELRGEDPQKQAALEELKQELDKQMDQFLSAYGQHFKVKKAEWLGLYIGPSPGATARWARARPHWPAHLPISKRLRPIGCLFRRWDGRRKRCWDL, from the exons ATGGACGAGGATTTCCGGCAGTACCTGTGTGACTATGTCACCAGTGTGGTGCACTCAGCAGGGACACACGTCCGGACGAACCAAGCCGGGCAGGTGCCGACGGGGGCTCAGCTGGCTGCCAGGATCAAG GGCGTCTCCCGATATCGAAAGACCCAACGCTACGACTTCTCCTCACCCATGAAG atGGCTGAGGCGTTTGCAGTGATGAGACAGGAGTTAAACAGGAGAGCAGTAGAAGCCACCAGGAGGGAATATGACCAATTTGTGCAGGAGCTG GACCGTGATCACCAGAGCACGAGCAGCTGCCTGAGGGTGAAGCCCGTGGAGATGCAGCGACGCCTGGAGGGGAAAcgccaggagctgctggagcgctGCCAGGCGGAGCTGCGGGGCGAGGACCCCCAGAAACAGGCAGCCCTGGAGGAGCTGAAGCAGGAGCTGGACAAGCAGATGGACCAGTTCCTGTCGGCCTACGGGCAGCACTTTAAAGTGAAGAAGGCCGAGTGGTTGGGCCTGTACATTGGGCCATCGCCAGGTGCCACCGCGCGCTGGGCACGGGCTCGCCCCCACTGGCCCGCGCACCTGCCAATCAGCAAACGGCTCCGGCCCATTGGCTGCCTCTTCAGGAGGTGGGACGGGAGAAGAAAGAGATGCTGGGACTTGTAG
- the LOC117882933 gene encoding uncharacterized protein LOC117882933 isoform X3 — protein MDEDFRQYLCDYVTSVVHSAGTHVRTNQAGQVPTGAQLAARIKMAEAFAVMRQELNRRAVEATRREYDQFVQELDRDHQSTSSCLRVKPVEMQRRLEGKRQELLERCQAELRGEDPQKQAALEELKQELDKQMDQFLSAYGQHFKVKKAEWLGLYIGPSPGATARWARARPHWPAHLPISKRLRPIGCLFRRWDGRRKRCWDL, from the exons ATGGACGAGGATTTCCGGCAGTACCTGTGTGACTATGTCACCAGTGTGGTGCACTCAGCAGGGACACACGTCCGGACGAACCAAGCCGGGCAGGTGCCGACGGGGGCTCAGCTGGCTGCCAGGATCAAG atGGCTGAGGCGTTTGCAGTGATGAGACAGGAGTTAAACAGGAGAGCAGTAGAAGCCACCAGGAGGGAATATGACCAATTTGTGCAGGAGCTG GACCGTGATCACCAGAGCACGAGCAGCTGCCTGAGGGTGAAGCCCGTGGAGATGCAGCGACGCCTGGAGGGGAAAcgccaggagctgctggagcgctGCCAGGCGGAGCTGCGGGGCGAGGACCCCCAGAAACAGGCAGCCCTGGAGGAGCTGAAGCAGGAGCTGGACAAGCAGATGGACCAGTTCCTGTCGGCCTACGGGCAGCACTTTAAAGTGAAGAAGGCCGAGTGGTTGGGCCTGTACATTGGGCCATCGCCAGGTGCCACCGCGCGCTGGGCACGGGCTCGCCCCCACTGGCCCGCGCACCTGCCAATCAGCAAACGGCTCCGGCCCATTGGCTGCCTCTTCAGGAGGTGGGACGGGAGAAGAAAGAGATGCTGGGACTTGTAG